The window GAAGGTTGAGGAGCAGTCAGTGTTCACTTATTGCCCATGCAGGTCATGGAGACATCAGCTTTGGTCAGCTGGCAGCCAGAGAGATAACAAACTGGCAGCGAGGCCAAAAGATTGTGTGTTGAGGTAAGCAGCTCCCTGTGATCATCTGCAGGTCACCACGACCCTGCAGAGATGCCCATGACCAGCACATCTGTGCATATGCACACAGCAGTTAATTATTCATTAGTGTTAAAGAGGCACAACTACAACAACTATAGTATGGCTGAAGGTATCATCATGCTCCAATGCAGAGCACTGCAAAGACACTGGCTTTACCTTTTCCTCCGAACCCAGAGGAGACAGAAagctgtggaagagaaaaataatcttttccacCTGCAGAAACTGCCAGTCAACAGTGCTATCTTCATGTAAAGGCAGCCAGCTGGAGCAAGCAGAGCAACCACACCAAGCTCAAAGGATTTGGACTCTTCTACACTGCACAGCAATCCTGCCACTGTGGTCTGCCACACAGAGCAGGTATCGTGATACCAACTACCTTATGATACCAGTTGTGTTCCCCCTACCCTGCAATTCCTTTCCACCTGATCAATAAGGAATTATATGAGAGGACATCAGGCCTAGCCAGCACAGATGGTccaaatttgaaataatttctggttGTCTTCGTATTACTCTAATTCCTGGCTTACACAAGAGCTCCTGATGAAGATAAAACGGAGGCAGGACATCTCTAGCATCACACTGAGGTTCAGAGAAGGGACAAAAGGATTTGTAAGACCCTCCACCATTCTGATCCACCACAGGCACTAACGCAGAAAGGTCCTTCAGACTTGAACTATGGGCCAGAGTGTGGCCTCTCACAAAACATGAGGTGCCAGCAGTACTGCTGGTGAGGTGCTAAGAAAGTCTGAAAATCAAGGAAGCCACACATATGAGACCCCAAAGGTCAGAGCAGGGGCATACTGGCTGGGCAGAGGACACAGGAACACTCCCTTGCTGCTACTGCTTAGACAGCTGTGTGGACTGATGACTTTGGTCAGCAGCACTGAGGGCCTGGCAACCTTCCTCAGCGTCACGGCTTGCACTGGTGAAAGGAACTGAATAGGGAGGATGACCACGTCTCTGGTACCTATGAGTCACCTGGTCACACAACATGCAGGATGGAGACTTGTCAGTGTCCCCCACCTGAGCGATACCATTGCTTACTTACTTCTGTGTTTCCTGAActacttttccttcttgtgCTCCACTTTgagattttcattttagaacacacagaaaaggacattttactaaatttttattgtaaaaacaGTTCCCCAGATTTATATAAATAAGCCATATACGTAACATACAATTACGTTCATTCCATCCTCCAACActgacagctttaaaaaatgaaacagactAAAAGAATGCAAGTCCAAAAAGACGTTAGGTTTGTGATGACCAAGTGATATCTCACATGGAGCCTCTACCAGCCTCCAAACAAGATGCTGAAAGTACACAGCACTTACAACACCCCCAAGAACTGACAGGGAGGCATTCGAGCCTTATGAAGAGTTCTCACCCACTCCCCAGGCGTCGTCAGCTGCCTGTGTTTTCATGCTATCTCAGTGTGTGGTGGGTGAGAAAGGAGGGGGCAGTTTGCATAGCAACCTCCTACACCCAGGCAGCTCAGCTGTTGTGCCCTCCCAAAAGAAATGGGGAAGGGCGAGCTCAGTCTGCCTCCATGGGGACCCTTGGCACTGCCAGTTCTGTACGGACATCTTAAAAGCGAGGGGGAAAGAAGATATGCTCAGCATTcagagagaggagaaacaggTGCCGGTCAGAGCCATACCACAGGGtagcagggaaggcagagaagagaGGGCACGACGTGGAACAAGTGGGAGGACAAAAACCCCCGTAGGGTTAGATAGcaccttttctcttttgcttcccCCTCCTAGCGTTGCTACACGGCTCTGCAGCGTGTCGTGAGATACCTACACCCCATCTCCTTCCTGCTTCGGCTCAACCACCCCAGAAAGAGCCACAGACAGATGAGAAATCCTATAAGCAAGGACAGGACAGCTTAGCAAGtttatacatacacatgcaccAACTATATGTATCCCATGGAACTGTTAAgtcagtatgaaaaaaaaatcttgatgtttaactattaaaaaaaaaaaagccccacctCCAGATTGTACAAAACTGtcaagagaaggaagaaatctCTTGAATGCAGCGTACAAGAAATCTCTTGTATGGGACCCCGCCAGACGTCAGGAGCACTTCCAGACACACACAGCCAGGCTGCCACCAAAGAACATGTACAGCAGATTCTTCACCTCGTGAGTGATCTCAAAGCCAAAACCTTCCCCAATCACCACATGCCAGGAGGACCCAAATTTCTTGTCCATCATCTCTTTGATCATCTTGGCAGCACTCTGCAGAATGTTAAGGAGGAGAGCATAGGGTGAGACAGAGCAAGGAGTGAGTTTTTATGCAAACATCCCCCTAGTCATCTTCTCCCTTTAATACAACTACTCAAGTCATGGGCAACAGGCTATAGCAGCTGCACTTCAGgaactgggacctccccagagCTACACCCAAGGGTAAAACAGGTCTTTGTGTTTTCATCAGCCTCTGACACAGCAGCTAGGAGAAATTATAAAGAACTGCATCTAGCAATCACAGTCTGAAGCAAGAATTCTGATTTAGATGCTGATTGAGTTATGCTGGGTGTAGTGAGCATGAGAGAAGATTCAGGTCACTAAGCTGTGACTATTTTTACAGGAGtccatattttcttttactccAGCTAATTACCAAAACACTGAAACTAGGCTAACTTTTAAAAGGCTTGCTTCTCCCAGATCACACCCTGCTTGATctaaaaaaaggagaggaagattTTGCAGTGACATGCAGCGTCTCAGGTAGGATGGGACAGAAGGAATCTCTGGCTTTGTATCTTTGCCTTGCTCCAACACAAAACTGCTCTGGCAACAGGCAGCCCGTGCCCTGCCCAAGAAGCaaggtgtgtttttctttatcGTTGGTTCTCAAAGTTAAGGGCAACATTTCTAAAGACTGTAACTTTTACATCACTCCCCCATTTATATGGTCTCAAGTAATTTCATTCAAGAGGCTGAAAGCTGAGAGGGAAGACTTTAACAGACTGTACCTAAAGGTTCAAAGACTTTCCTGTACTCATCCCCAAAACAGGAGTCTCCACACAGTGCTGAACCAAGCCCTCAGGACACAGAACATTTTATGAACATTTAGAAGCATGTCACAGGCAAGGCAGGATCAGGAAGGCGTAACAGTCTGGGAGGCAGCATCGCTACTAatctctgcttcctgcaggaaagcaaagtGCTAGTACGGATCTTGCTGACAAAAGGAACCGAATCCAACATCTAGCCGAGCTCTTTGCTGCCTCCTACCCTTGTTCAGTGCAGAGAGTAATAGGATGTCAGGATTTGACTCTACTCTGCCCTGCACCCTtagccctgctcctgcaggttTCCTGAGCCACAGCAACTGAAGGCTGGCCATTTTGGGATTTGGCTAGTACCTCGTTGTTGGTGGCGTATTTCTCACATGCCGTAACGCACAGCTCCATGGCCTCTACACGCATCTCCTCTGGCATGTCAGTGTGCTGgaaagagcaaacaaacaagaggaactaagcagaaaaataagagcTAGACACAAGACAACAGTAAGTAGCTATTACTTTTGCACAGACTATAGCAGGGGTCTAGACTGCTGGGTATGGGCAAAAGGCAGCTAGTCCCTGCAACTTTTAATGCTTGCTTCAAGGTGGGGGGCATCACCAACAACAGGGGCCTGTCCATACACCAAGCATTTCCACTGTTTCAGAGAACAGTAAATAGGAAAATGGCTTACTGCATTACAAGTGCCCCTTTGCACCAGCAATGCAGAATTCTTCTCTACCTAACATTAAGACTAGCACTAAGTAAGCACAGCTTAAAGGAGAAGATAGATACATCTGTCGGTTTTTCTGAAGATGAAGGGAAAGCATGTTAATGCTGCTCCAATCACAGTCCTTAATTATTGCTGTAAGCATAAAGTCTAAATTACACggacttttctttctgttcggctggctggctggcaaggTCTCTTACTCCAGCTCCTCTAGGATAAAAAGCAAGCTGCATCCACAACACAGGAGAAGGCTCCAAAGGCAGCATGTTCATTCTATTAGACAACCACTTTGCCCCAGGCTTCCCCTGGCTAACTTGAGGGGAGAGGGACGGGGCAGCACAGTACACAGAACAGACAGGGGACACAATGGTGCTAATCAATTTCTCTGACAGAGGTCAAGGacagggagaaagcagcagtgatgaCCAGGATCCCTCCACAGGACCACCGGTACATTCTCACAGCAGCTACTCAGTGGGAGAAATTCTAGTTTGGAAGGTTGGTAAGAATGAATGTAGAATTTCTTGTCTGTAACACTGGTAAATGCGTAATCCATCCCTCTTCTTACCCTAATCAGTGGAAAGCTGTGAAGTCTTTTATAGTCagcttcctcctttttcccctccccgGTGTCTGCCATGGTACTTCCACAGTGACCCCGGGAAGGGGCAGTGGGGATGGCCTGGAGCTCAGCAAGGTGCTGCGGCACAGGCAGCTGAGAGGAACACAGCTCTGTGaacacaggcagagcagcttcagcaggaggGGAAAATTTCCAGCTCAGAGGACACTGCTTGaacaaaaacaaacatgaaagagaaagaaagcttTGAATTAAAATGGAAGGCCAATAAAATTATTATGAGAATATTGTCCTATCCTGCTTACTTGCTGTTTCTCAGTACCATCTTCACAAGCCATGCACTTAAGAGCGTTATCTTACAGACCATTAAtgcaaacaaattttaaaaacttatcATTTTCCACAAACAAGGCTTCAAGAGCACAGCACTTCCCAGAAGCACCAATCGACACGGAGGAAAAAGCCAAGTAACGGTACAGCTTCCAACAAGGGAAGGGAGAACAATACATCAGCCATTATGTCTATTGATTAATTCCAAAAAGGTTCTCCCAGGACACTATTATCTGCGAGACTTTCAAACTGCGTATGACAAGCAAAGAGTAAGAGTATTTTAGGAACAGGATCAGTGTACATGTCTGGACGGAAATGCTTAACAGGAACATCTTGGTCTGGTTTGTACATTTGCTCCTTATATCCCTGAACATTTGTCAGCTGGGGAGGACCATATGGGAAAATGCTGGACTGTGCTTCTGGGCCTAATTACCAGCCAGCCTCATCTTGGGCAATGCAGAGGCACAGCACCATCTGACTGGCAGGTTCAGAACATTTCACCACAGTCTTCCCTCTGGTTCTTTCATCCAGAACAAACCACCTTCCTCTCCCACCTAAAGGAAGCAAGGGTGATCTCACAGTAAGGGGAAAACAGAACACGGTGCCAGGCAACGCCACACAGACCAAGCATTTATGCAGAGTGTGTACAGCTGCTGGCTAAAGCAGAGTCTAAAAGATGACCAGCTTTCACACAGGGACCACGGGACCTGTAGATGACCCCACAACAGCCTCCACAGGACAGAACCTCCACCTGACTGGCACCGGCCTCCCGCAGCGGGGCAAACCCCGGGAGCTACTTCAACACCCAGCCTGCCGCCGGCAGGTGCTCAGGGCCGTAGGCCGCCGGGGGTGCCCCCACGGGCCAGCGGCGGTTTCCCTGGGCAGAAGCCGCTGACAGACGGTTGCGCCGGTTAGAAGAGGGGGGCAGCCCGCCAGCCGTGGGCCCGGAAGGCCACGCCACAGCCCCGGCCGGAGGTGGGGGGCAAGGATCGGAGCCACCGGGCACGGCAAGGCCAAGCTCCCTCCGCGGCACAACCAAGGGCtgcgggacgggacgggggaGCGCCGGAACACGGCCTGAGCGGGCCGCACACCCTCAGCGGCCCCCTTACGCCAGCCCgctgccctcagccccaggAGAGGGAACGAGGAGGGAAAAGGCTCAGCGAGCAGCCccgggcagagcagggggaagaggacGAGGGGGCTCCGGGCCTGGCCTCACCTGCGCCGCCACCgcggcccgcgccgccgcccaAGCACCGGTTGCTAAGGAAGACCCGTGACTTGTCGTAGCAACGGGCGCAGGAAGTCCCACCCACCTCGCCGTCCATTGGATGCGAGGGGGCCGCCCGGCGTGTCTGATTGGCTGTCTGCCTTGCGGGTGACGGCGCGGGGGCttggggcggcggcggggacggcAGGGTGGCCGTGGGGCGCCTGTCCtgcgccgccccgccccccgccccgcggcccggtGCCTGTGGCAGCAGTGCGGGAGGGCCCGGGGCTGCGGTGGCGGCACCGCGGGGGGCCTCGTGAAACAGCCCGGCCATAGCGAGTGGAAAGGGTCCGGGACCCCGGTCCTGCGTGGCCGCAGGAGCCACAGCTGTGCTCCGCGAGTGGCGGGGCGGGCCCTGTGCCCACCCCCTTCGTGGGCCGCCGCCGGCGCCGgtcaggagctgctgggaggggggggccGTCTGCCGGCGGCGACGAGGAGCCTTGTCTCCTCCCTTGGCCGGGCTTGGCAAAGGGGCTTCCAGGGGACTCTCGGCCTTCCCGCCTTTTCCAAGGCTCCGGGGTGGGTTttggcagggcaggctgcaggggtgggCTCTGAGCTGCACCCGCTGCCGGATCGCCAGGTATCTGGagactttgcatttttctgactTAAAACCCCTTTGAGGCCTAGTTCtaccttttgttttaaacagggATAAATACTGGAGTGGTTTGGGGCAGTTCATGTGTTTTCATTGCATGGGAAAGGCAGCCGCTTGTGTTTGCGATGCAACTGGGTGCATCTGGAAAGTTTGATGCAActggaaagaaggagaaagcgAGGATGGGTCATGAGTTTGCAAACAGCTCCTGTAATACTGACCCCCATCCCTACTGAGCTCATCGCCTCCCTCCGTGGCCTTTTTATCTGTAATGCCTGTTTGCTTTGAGGCTTTCCTTTATTCTGGGCTCCCTAGGAAGCCTGTGTTTGCTAGCCAAACACCAATTCCCTATAAAACAGGGCTTAAAACAGTTTCCTGGGAGTCTAGGAACATATTCATCTGAAATTAATACAGGTGGAGAAGCAGCAAGCTACAGAATAATACTTCCTGTGCAAAGCCCTAGCTGCTGGGCGTGATGCCCAGGTTTCCGTCAGGGCCCATCCTTGTCTTGCAGAGTGGCTTGTGGGCCTGATCTTTTGTGTGGTCTTTTGGCTGGTGTACGTTTGAAATGTCCTCATTGCCGGCTGGCTGCTGAAAGAATAATTGCTTTCTAGATGTcttgagaagggaaaaagagggggAGGAACAAGCTGGGCATTttcctgcccctgccagctTGTGGAAAAAGTCCTCTTCCCTCACCATAACCTCAaagcccccttccccccccgcccccccggaAGACATCTTATTGTCTCTTTTGCTCGTGTAACAGTGAATCAGACCTGGTTGTTGTTTGCCTGACAAAACGCAGCAAAGCTGAGTTTGGGTTCGGAAAGACAATGCTGCGGTGATCGTTCATCtgtccctctgccttttctgctggTTGTGACAGAAATGAAGCGCTGCCTCTTGTCCCTCTCATTCTCCTACCGCTCCTGCCTCCTGTGCCgattccttctccttcctcctttctgcaaGCATCGGCCTCTTGCAACGAGGCAGGCACAGAGCTAAAATTGTCAGGAGACAGATAAAAGCTGGgagatcatttttttttttcttttgcagaggaGATAATTAGGAATAGAATCTCTGCAAGGAAGATCTTTCCATCATCATTACTTTATCTCCAGGCAGCTACTCTAATCTCTCCAGGGACACAGTGCTTTCAAGCATCGTattcttgctgtgttttttttaacGCTTTAATCCCTGTGTAGTTCACCCACTTTTGCTACTAAGCAGCAAGACGGAACGAGctggtgtgtttgtgtgcatatGATATGCCTCTGTTTGGGGGAGGGAGTGTGCATGCATATGTGATTCTGGGTTCAATTAAATGTGCTTTGGTTTTGATCAGTGTGTCCCCCAGGGAGTGTTTTCCTTGGGAAATGTGGGGCTGGTTGAAAGGATTATTCATCAGTGGTTCCTAGGTGAAAAGCTAAGGGAAAATGGCCAAACCCAAAACTGTAGAGGGTCCAAAGATAGGAACACCATGTTGCTGTGTTCTTTGTGAATGTGGTGGGTTATACAGCAGGGCTGCAAGGTAGAGAAGCCTCCTGACAAAGGGGAGCATCCTACTGGCCTGTCTCCATCTGCTGTGGCTTAGCAAAATGCGAGCTGTTAATTTCTAGACCCTCAAGTGCGGGGTTTCTGCAGGCTGCCTCTCTACAACGCTGCAAACTGTTCAAAGCCTTGTTAGGCTGACACAGGTAATGTACTGGTCCCTTAGCTGCTAGTACAAAAGGCAGATACATGGCTGGCTTCATGTCACCCCATCTTTAGTTTCCATACTGAGCAACCATGTGCCCATCTGTAGGTGAAGGTAAATTCAGAGCAAGGGCCTGATTCACCTCTCTGGATCTGTAGGGACCTCTGACCATTGCTCTGCTCTGGGTGGTCCTTTCTTATTTGCCACTAATCGCAGATGAAAACTCTTCCAGCCCTTTGCCTTTGGCAGCCACGGtgaagtgcattaaaaaaaagaagtgccaTTTGCCACCTGACGTTAGATTGTGTAGTACTCCTTggctgagaaacagaaatgtagcTGCTGTCTgcaatatgtatatatatgtatatacatatacacacactatatatatatatacactgcCCCACCTTTTTTTTAGCTATCTCCATCATTAATGGTAGGAAGAGACTGGACAGCAGGCTGACTTTTCATCAGGTGGAGGGCACCCACAGACTCTCTCTTTTCGTGGCTGCTTCTGGTCAGGTTTTGAGACCTCCCTATCATCCCCATGGGCACAggccctgctgtgccccatctCCTCTCTGCAATAAAGCAGGGGGCTAGAGATTGCTGTCCTGCCTCTCGGCTGCAACCTGGAGGCTGGGCACTGCTCTACACAGCCTTGGGTAGTACCAGAGGGCCCGGGCTGGGGACATGGGACACACTGAGGTCCGCCCTACAGCTGTACCAGGGTGCGTTAAGATGGTTGCAGGTCTCTGGAGGCAGACGTGCTCAGGAGGTCCCAGGAGGATGCTGATGCCGTATTTCACTGGATCAGAGCCCCAATGTCTTGCGTTGAGCTGAGGGAAGGCAGGGATGAGGACACTGGTGTGcagaaacagctgctgaaagcagcccagccctctgctccagaggAGAAAGCAACCTGTTTTGAGACAGGTGGATCCCCTGGTCTGCTGGACAAGCCAGCGCCCCATGTGTGGTCCTATAGCTACTACCTCTAGTAACAGCTGCTACCTCTGGTAAGGTCTGCTGCTGAAGCATTAGCAGCCATGCGGGGGCCGTTCCCGCACCAGATGCTCTGGAAGCACAGCGTATTCCCCGTGCAAGGCGCTGCACGAGTCTTAATGAGCCTTCCTGGCTCCGGGAGGGAGTGCAGGAGGCTCCCGACAGGATGGGGGAGCACAAGAAGGCAATTAAGGCAGCCCCCCATTGCTAGGGCAGTGCAGGTAATGGGGTCTTTGAAAGTGTCACCTCCTGGCAACAAAGTATGGGCTGGCTTGACCTTGTTTGAGGGGACTGGGAGGTTGACATGTCACAGGGACCTGTGACTTGTGAGCCCAAAGCTGAGGCTGCAGGTGTCAGGGAGCACAAGAGCTCCCCGAAGCCCACTCCAAggtgggggtcccagggctgcccaTGTCCCCAGGGAGGCAGAGCCTACATGGCTGATGGTGCCCTCTGGAAAGCCAGGCAACGGCTGAAGGAGTTCAGgaactgcagcattttcttttcaaacctgATAATTAGTAGCCATCAGACCTGAAGGTTTCCCATTCCCATGTTTGACCTGGTTATCGCCACTGCAGGCCAAAGCCCTTCCAGGGCAGGGTGGTTGAGTCTGGCTAAGTCCTTGGCCTGCAGAAAGCAGCGGTGAGTCCTGGAGGTTAGGAAGGGAAATGGTAGTCCCGTTCCTCCCCTCAAAGCGTGTTAACAGCCCTTTGGTGGGGAGATAGAGACCATGCCGGTGGTATCCATTGCATCCACCTGTTTCCCCCGCCACCTCCTCTGGTGCCAGCGCCCGCTGAACCGCCATGTGTCCCCTGCCTCTGCTTTGCCCACCTCTTGGGTTTCCTCCGTTTCTTTCCCACCCCATCTTAGGTATCCGGACACAACGCAGCATCCCAGCTGAGCAGACCTACCCAGACCACAGAACCTTCTCTGGGTGGTCGTTAAAAAGTTCCTTCTTTACACCCCCAATAGTAACTTTGTTGTTCCTCCTCTGTTCTTCATGTGATGTGTTGTTTTCCAGCCAGCTGCCCTTAGAGAGGCGCAGGACTTCTCCTGAGTGCTCCTGGTTAATTTAGAAGCAAGCAATATGTTTAAGTCATTGTAATTGCGTCTTCCAGCCAGCAATGCCATTGATTTGTTGTCTCCACCTTTTAAGCCCTGTCGCAGGTTTGCAGCTCTTGCAAGGCTTGGCTTACCAAAAATAAATGGTCCCGTCTTGCTCTTCTCCCCAGATGGGTGAGAAGCAGCCACTGCTTCCCCCACAGAGTCAGTGCaggatggaaataaaatatttattcctaCTCTTGATCTTCTGTCTCCTAACCAGGTTCCAATCTCTCCGTAATACCTTCGGTTCCTGAAGAGCTTTATATGGAGGTGTTTACtgtaagcttttaaaatgtccaGATAAATTACATCAATTTTTCTTGTGTCCCTCCTGATCTGCCCAGCTGGCTGTGAACctctgtggggagaggaggtTACCCTGCAGAAGCTGTGCCACCGGGCTCCCCCCTTTCTCTCATCCCAGACATGACAGATCCAGGCATcctggggacacagctggggtTGGGATCACACCAGCATCATCTGGTGGGGAGCCAGAGGGCAGCATAGAAGTCCCTGCCTGAGCGTCTCCTGGTGTCCCCTTtggttctgctttttctgaggGGTTTACACAGGTTTTGGTGTGGGCTGTGTTTCCAGACTCCGGAGGAGACTGGTTTTATGCCAATAGCCTACATCAGCGGCTAGACTGTTTCCATCCTTGTTTATCCTCCTGCATGTCTTCTGCGTTGGCCAGCAGACCCAAAAAACCCCTTGCAGGGCTCCTGGAGTTTTAATAGGAGGGTCTTCTGAACCAGTCTTGCCCCTATTTCACCTCCTCCTAAGTTTGTGACCCCAGAAATGGTTTTGGACATTTATTTCCTCCTCTAAAAAGTGCTGTCTTTCCTAattatgctgctgctgtttgggcATGCAGGCAGAGGTCACCTGTTGAACCGCCTCCTGTTAGTGATGTGGGGGTGAGCCTCCAGCTCAGCAAAGCCCTTGAGCATATGCTCCAGCTGAAGTACGTACTCAGAGTTAATGtcttcttcaaaaaaaccctcaacttTGAAGAGACGGGCTGAAGATGAGAGCTCCAGACTTTGTTTTACAGCATTAAATACCCTCCAGAAGGAGaagtgggagctggggggatGGTTCTGACTCAGTAAGGAGACCCTACTGGCACACCAGCAATGGCAGGGCCCTGGGGTAAACTGAGTCTTCTGGCTTTATGCTCTATTTTCCCCAAATATTGGTGAGGTTATATCTTTCCTAGGAGGGCCAGGACTCACTGAGGGGCAAAAGCATTGTGCAGACCTGGCCACACTTGCTCTAGAATAGGTGGCTCCAACAGCCGTGCCAAGGGTGAACCAGCTTGTGCCTAGCTAGGTCAGGAACTCATTACTGGTATAAACTTAGACTGGGCATGAACTCCTTGCCATCACAGCCTGACTTGGAGGCTGTGGTTTTCTCCTGGGTTTTGCTTCCCTGTTGTCGGGATGGGGGTTCTTCTTCCATGGGGAGTTGCTtcccgcagcagcagcctgtaCCCCATGCTGCTCCACCACAGGGCAGATGAGAGGTGCCCAAACTGTGACTGTGACACCACCATGACCCCCCCAGGGCAATGCTACCCAGCCTCTCGCGATGATATTTCTGTAATGCCAGCTATGCAGCTGCGGGCCTGTCCACCTCCCTCCAGGGATGCCACCCTAAGCATCCCGGGGAAGGACACCTCGGCTTGGGCTGGCTGGTCCCCTCTGTCCCTGCAGTGACCTCACACCCCACAGGAGGCTTGAACAGAAAATGTCACGTTTATTGTTCACGATCAactttacaaaagaaatgcCCCAACATGGGTGCGCATCAGGGGCTCCTTTCACAAACGTGCATTAGAGAAAGCGCGTGAGCGAGCAAGGAAGAGGGGACAACTCGGCGGGGTGCATGAAGGTCACAGTGTTTCCCACTTGGCACGAGGGCTGCGCCCTGCCCCCACGCATCCCCCCGCAGTGGGCTGAGCTGCCCCACTGCCGGCGGGGACCCTGCGGGGGGGTGATGCGGGTGGCAGGGctgtcccctctgcctgctTCACCTCCCCCtggtgcaggagcagctgttGCTGAAAGCACGAAGTAGGACTTGGGGTCGCAGGGGAGCACTGGAAGCTGGACACTGGGCTGAGCAACCATGAAACCCCCGAAATAACCCTCTCCCCCCTGGACACATacacgtgtgcacacacacatgtattgAGACATTGGTGACCATGCGGCATGGAAACAGTGTATTCTCAGGCACTCCATGGGGAAAATACTAGCCCACTCCATCACCCCTCCAGTTccaaggctggcagcagccctgtcCTTGGCCAGGAGCAGCTCAAAGCAGGGGAGCCAGGTGGAGGCAAGGGCAGCAGCCCAACCCAGCATGCAAAAGGCCAGGGATGGGCAGCAAGGCTCCTCTGGCCACCATCAtcctctgtctctttttttttttttttttttttgcttgattttgTTCCCTTTAATGGCAGTGCTGCACTCTTTCCCCCTCAGCCAGGGATGGACGAGATGCTTTGCCCCTTCTCCCCATTCCCTTGGTGGCCAACCGACCCCCCCAGCTTGGGAGGGGAGGGCTTGCTCTGCTTGCCTCTGCCTTGAAAGCCTGTCTCCCCTTAGGCAGTCCTGCCCAAACAGGCAGtagaggcaggggaaggggcaCAGGGAGGGTGAGCAATGTCTCGCCAACCCTCTGCCATCTTCCCTCAGCCTCCtcggggctgtgctgggaaaacCAGGGTGACAGGAGAAGAAGGAATGGGGCCAGAGGGGAAGATGCTCCCAGCCGAGTCTTTGGGCTCATTTGGAGTACAGACTCACAAGACCAGATAGTGGGGCACTAGAAATAAACGGGGAAAGGGGATGTGcttgggagaggagggggaggggcaCACGCTGGCATCCCGCTAAGGCTGGACCGTGCTTGGGGCAGACGGAGGTCTCCTTCCCACTCATTGGGGCTGACAAAGTGGGGAGCCTCGCTGTACCAGAGACACCTGTGGGTATGGTGGTGTCCTCCTGAAACAGAAGCGTCGCAGGGTAACACCCAGGGGAAGGCATGCCAGGACGGGGGACAAGCCGCGCCACCAGCGTGGGGACAAGAAGGAGGATGCCAGGGGAACCCCTCCCTCCCAGGACACCAGCGCGGGGGGCTTGAGCATCGCCCTGATGAGGCTTGGTAGTCTGGGAGGGGAGAAAGGGGCTCCCTGCTTCGGGGCTGCCACTGGGCTCCTTGGCGCTGCAGAGCGGGTGAGGGGCTGCTCAtgccttcctcccttcctcacA of the Falco cherrug isolate bFalChe1 chromosome 5, bFalChe1.pri, whole genome shotgun sequence genome contains:
- the DNAL4 gene encoding dynein axonemal light chain 4, with translation MADTGEGKKEEADYKRLHSFPLIRHTDMPEEMRVEAMELCVTACEKYATNNESAAKMIKEMMDKKFGSSWHVVIGEGFGFEITHEVKNLLYMFFGGSLAVCVWKCS